One segment of Leptospirillum ferrooxidans C2-3 DNA contains the following:
- a CDS encoding SIR2 family protein: MDIEFHNDHNVYILGAGFSYEAGYPLVRNFMDKMKEAASWQKDHSQETKEIEAVLKFRLEAAAAAYRIQFDPENIEDLFSLSAAKGGSDETTNRNVIIAIAETLEYCRNKKVDREVIFFGAPNPLPKGFSLDNLENPANLTIDKFKFYVGLMSGVWGETPYKDNTFITFNYDLLLEEALQEWAIPFRYDGLHGYEIPELPNFDDSARSIQENEEEENVVSILKLHGSVNWALTGLSPNSPIKKYIGIKGVVKVYGDFIKKEMLGSQALLLAPPVWDKGTAKVGHPLVGVWSNAIKKLQTATRIIVIGYSLPLADAHFRYLMAAGLQNNISLREIVFVNPALKEGDSDKEALESRIFSVFRKDLKEKGILKLLPYTIEQFLLSFEDARAVLGREVGVRRGIRVLSKPGF, translated from the coding sequence ATGGACATTGAATTCCACAACGACCACAACGTTTATATCCTTGGAGCTGGCTTCTCCTATGAGGCGGGATACCCTCTTGTCCGGAACTTCATGGACAAAATGAAAGAGGCCGCAAGTTGGCAAAAAGATCACTCCCAAGAAACGAAAGAAATAGAAGCCGTTCTGAAGTTTCGACTCGAAGCTGCTGCCGCGGCATATCGTATACAGTTTGACCCAGAAAACATAGAAGATCTGTTCAGCTTGAGTGCTGCCAAAGGAGGTTCCGACGAGACGACAAACCGCAATGTGATCATTGCAATTGCTGAAACACTGGAGTATTGCCGAAACAAAAAAGTTGATAGAGAAGTGATTTTTTTTGGTGCTCCTAACCCTCTACCAAAGGGATTTTCCCTGGACAATCTAGAAAATCCAGCAAATCTCACAATAGATAAGTTCAAATTCTATGTGGGACTTATGTCCGGTGTATGGGGAGAGACCCCTTATAAGGACAATACGTTCATAACATTCAACTATGATCTTTTGCTGGAAGAAGCGCTTCAAGAATGGGCAATACCGTTCCGGTATGACGGATTGCATGGATATGAGATTCCAGAGCTGCCAAACTTTGACGACTCTGCGAGGAGCATTCAAGAAAATGAAGAGGAAGAGAATGTTGTATCTATCCTCAAACTTCATGGGTCCGTGAATTGGGCATTGACAGGATTATCGCCAAACAGCCCTATCAAGAAATACATAGGGATCAAGGGTGTGGTTAAGGTCTATGGAGATTTTATAAAAAAAGAAATGCTAGGTTCTCAAGCCCTTCTGCTGGCGCCCCCAGTCTGGGACAAGGGAACCGCCAAGGTAGGACACCCTTTGGTGGGTGTCTGGTCGAATGCGATCAAAAAGCTTCAAACGGCGACACGGATAATCGTCATAGGGTATTCACTGCCCTTGGCAGACGCACATTTCAGATATCTCATGGCGGCTGGATTGCAAAACAATATTTCCTTAAGAGAAATTGTTTTCGTCAATCCTGCATTAAAAGAAGGCGATTCAGATAAAGAGGCTTTAGAATCAAGGATATTTAGCGTTTTCCGTAAAGATCTCAAAGAAAAAGGAATCTTAAAACTTCTCCCCTACACTATAGAGCAGTTTCTACTTTCTTTCGAAGACGCCAGGGCAGTATTGGGTAGGGAGGTGGGAGTTAGACGTGGAATCAGAGTCCTCTCAAAACCAGGATTTTGA
- a CDS encoding helix-turn-helix transcriptional regulator: MEALLTAKDLAKILRYTELSIYNLASTRPHSLPPAVRLGRSLRWHPKVVESWIDRKAGLPTSSDTTPEPGPTPKKRGRPTKGEAAAKAALKAAGGAK, translated from the coding sequence ATGGAAGCACTGTTGACCGCTAAAGACCTTGCGAAAATTTTACGTTACACCGAATTGTCGATTTATAACCTCGCTTCAACCCGCCCGCACTCTTTGCCACCTGCGGTCCGACTGGGCCGAAGTTTGCGCTGGCACCCGAAAGTCGTGGAATCCTGGATCGACCGGAAAGCCGGATTGCCGACGTCTTCCGACACCACGCCAGAACCTGGACCTACCCCGAAAAAACGAGGGCGTCCCACCAAAGGGGAAGCCGCGGCAAAAGCGGCCCTAAAAGCGGCGGGAGGTGCGAAATGA
- a CDS encoding toprim domain-containing protein translates to MLVSIFEKSGTTERKKKISIGPFFKNKKRFHLKLEPEENKLEGRSFYYKNCYYGKENHTKPTACGSGLADRMWVVAIRGDNMEEGMGVLVDSVRSISLEIVLERLGAERDKKDKHNWRTPVGRMTVTGPKFFNHDKSTGGGGAIDLVMHILRVDFREAVRVLGGVPEIPRQLPTVLPSGTPGSRSLVPFPVQENWIHVRNYLTRVRKLSGHLVDSLHREGTLYADKYRNAVFLSETGKGAELRGTGPVSFHGYRGEKAPFRLSGVGTDLFFVESAIDAMSLRDLAFPGTILSFGGCAKGLIQNYGREAREKGLKVLAGFDNDRAGESFFEALKESVPEAGRILPQGKDWNEELLKIA, encoded by the coding sequence ATGCTCGTGTCTATCTTCGAAAAAAGTGGAACCACAGAAAGGAAGAAAAAAATCAGTATCGGTCCATTCTTTAAAAACAAAAAGCGGTTCCACCTGAAACTGGAACCAGAGGAAAACAAGCTGGAAGGAAGAAGCTTCTACTACAAAAATTGCTACTACGGAAAAGAAAATCACACAAAACCGACTGCGTGCGGCTCTGGCTTGGCCGATCGTATGTGGGTTGTCGCTATTCGGGGAGACAACATGGAGGAAGGCATGGGAGTTTTGGTAGATTCGGTCAGAAGTATTTCTCTTGAAATTGTTCTGGAGCGTTTGGGCGCCGAGCGGGATAAAAAGGACAAGCACAACTGGAGAACACCTGTGGGTCGCATGACGGTCACCGGGCCGAAGTTCTTCAACCACGACAAGAGTACCGGCGGGGGCGGGGCAATCGACCTGGTCATGCACATTCTCCGGGTCGATTTTCGGGAGGCGGTCCGGGTCCTGGGCGGTGTTCCGGAGATTCCAAGACAATTGCCGACCGTTCTTCCTTCCGGGACTCCGGGGTCCAGGAGTCTTGTCCCCTTTCCGGTTCAGGAAAACTGGATCCACGTCCGGAACTATCTGACCCGAGTCCGGAAGCTCTCCGGGCACTTGGTGGATTCCCTGCACCGGGAAGGGACGCTCTATGCCGATAAATACAGGAATGCCGTCTTCCTCTCCGAAACGGGGAAGGGGGCCGAGCTCAGGGGAACGGGACCCGTCAGCTTTCATGGCTATCGGGGCGAGAAAGCCCCTTTCCGGCTTTCCGGGGTGGGAACGGATCTCTTTTTTGTGGAGTCGGCGATCGACGCCATGAGCCTCCGGGATCTTGCATTTCCCGGGACCATTCTTTCCTTCGGAGGGTGTGCCAAGGGACTGATCCAGAACTACGGACGCGAAGCACGGGAAAAAGGACTGAAGGTTTTGGCGGGCTTCGACAATGACCGGGCGGGGGAGTCGTTCTTCGAGGCCCTCAAGGAGTCCGTTCCCGAGGCAGGGAGAATCCTTCCCCAAGGAAAGGACTGGAACGAGGAACTCCTGAAGATTGCCTGA
- a CDS encoding plasmid mobilization protein encodes MDRKRLLTVRFSEEDYARIVEKAQLAGRPLSVLVRDALGRVKTWTAQDRAAFRERTLAHARIGAALGDMARSVRQNPSVAPRIIPELQKIYDVLFRETHP; translated from the coding sequence ATGGATAGGAAGCGATTACTGACGGTGCGGTTTTCTGAAGAGGACTACGCCCGGATTGTCGAAAAGGCCCAACTTGCGGGCCGTCCTCTCTCCGTTCTGGTGCGGGACGCATTGGGACGAGTGAAGACTTGGACCGCCCAAGACCGGGCCGCCTTTCGGGAGAGAACTCTGGCCCACGCCCGGATTGGAGCCGCCTTGGGAGACATGGCCCGGTCGGTTCGGCAAAACCCGTCCGTTGCTCCTCGAATCATACCGGAGCTCCAGAAAATATACGACGTTCTTTTCAGGGAGACGCACCCATGA
- a CDS encoding relaxase family protein, translated as MIVKLFRRGTGRGSGPVDYLLGETDSNGEPRPHTPEILFGDPDTIRDVIDSLDFRHKYTSGVLSFATEERPSPSQQEQVIREFEDLAFAGLSRDRVLVLWVRHTGKDGRVELHFVIPKVDLVTGKQFNAFPPGWRKDFKDWKNMTNLRNGWADPEDPNRARVRSPGENESPSRSREKERLTDLLIVRIKEGRIHDRKGVVDALKEQGYEVGRLSADYLSVKKPGEKPLRLKGGIFAESFSLEESEKVRTADRAERLGKAIRGSALARGRRERQTQARYETVRGTEIREKVNNG; from the coding sequence ATGATTGTCAAGCTTTTCCGCCGGGGGACCGGAAGGGGATCTGGCCCCGTCGACTACCTTCTCGGGGAGACGGACTCGAACGGAGAGCCCCGTCCCCACACGCCCGAGATTCTGTTCGGCGATCCGGACACGATCCGGGACGTGATCGACAGCCTGGACTTCCGGCACAAGTACACCTCCGGGGTGCTGAGCTTTGCGACCGAAGAGCGACCGAGCCCGTCCCAGCAGGAGCAGGTGATACGCGAATTCGAAGATCTGGCCTTTGCCGGGCTCTCCCGGGATCGGGTTCTTGTCCTCTGGGTCCGGCACACCGGCAAGGACGGACGGGTGGAACTCCATTTTGTTATTCCCAAGGTGGACCTTGTCACCGGAAAACAGTTCAATGCCTTTCCACCGGGGTGGCGGAAAGACTTCAAGGACTGGAAAAACATGACGAACCTCAGGAACGGGTGGGCCGATCCGGAGGACCCCAATCGTGCCCGGGTTCGCTCCCCCGGCGAGAATGAGTCCCCGTCCCGGAGCCGGGAGAAAGAGCGGCTGACAGATCTTCTGATCGTCCGTATTAAAGAGGGAAGGATTCACGACCGGAAGGGGGTGGTCGACGCTTTGAAGGAGCAAGGTTATGAGGTAGGACGATTGTCGGCAGATTACCTGTCGGTCAAAAAGCCTGGAGAAAAGCCACTTCGCTTGAAGGGGGGAATTTTTGCCGAGTCTTTTTCCCTGGAAGAGTCGGAAAAGGTCCGGACCGCCGACCGGGCGGAACGGCTGGGGAAGGCCATTCGGGGATCGGCCCTGGCCCGGGGACGCCGGGAGCGGCAGACCCAGGCGCGATACGAGACGGTGAGGGGGACAGAAATTCGGGAGAAGGTCAACAATGGCTGA
- a CDS encoding type IV secretion system DNA-binding domain-containing protein, whose protein sequence is MAEYMVDLNSGSSETSTEGNSGPNPEVQSQAFLPLPAKRPKRLKYRPSVKVPEEREGRDWSSGLLFFVVVSAVVSGALWFGLWHIPGLAPWPFPATDAKGNNVSLDLSLLWILHFFHLAPFNGYDWDSVRLWLSNQGFLWSFEGILALSLGSGLVVGTFAFLGVSRGRLKKVHVVGKRIFNSAADATRELRGEVAKSGQGISIHPDVPISRDRETRHFFVLGAIGSGKTQVIFNILQSILHRMRSGPEDRLILYDNKSDITAGLPVADSEMILLAPWDARTWAWDVGKDIENATDAATFAERLIPESKDKFWSEAPRQIVKACIQHLQTTRGTEWSWKELSKALNSPETILGAVMLYAPNLAPVFVGAGGGPTSTGASLLSSMNAFTGSIDDLCRAWDNTDPFTGQEIEPGRIVPRISLREWALTPVVSRRTIILQGNKRYLTLERAYIQAIVSAFGGIMNSPEMPDSKSRRIWFLLDEFPQLGKLEHFAQYLEVGRSKGLCVLLGLQDLSQLREIYGRETADVWAAICGTYIVCRSQGVETVRWLTQFFGERTIRTRRVSLSNSEKGLRKTITEVVESEPVVTGHDLNGLGDNKGTSPGILALLSLNTGHGVYRLVWPYVTLPRVRENQIPAGWTTASPKTAPIPPEIRRESGRTKRRGKGGEKKSEEEPSTGPNDQESIDPFYDVR, encoded by the coding sequence ATGGCTGAATACATGGTCGATCTGAATTCCGGGTCTTCTGAAACCTCGACGGAAGGGAATTCCGGACCCAATCCGGAAGTCCAATCCCAGGCATTTCTTCCCCTCCCCGCGAAACGACCCAAGCGACTGAAATATAGACCTTCCGTAAAAGTTCCGGAAGAACGGGAAGGTCGGGACTGGAGCAGTGGGCTCTTGTTTTTCGTCGTGGTTTCGGCGGTCGTTTCCGGCGCATTGTGGTTTGGACTCTGGCACATTCCCGGACTGGCCCCTTGGCCCTTTCCTGCCACGGACGCCAAAGGGAACAATGTGTCTTTGGATCTATCCCTTCTTTGGATCCTCCATTTTTTTCACCTTGCTCCTTTCAACGGGTATGACTGGGACAGCGTGCGGCTCTGGCTCAGCAACCAAGGCTTCCTTTGGTCATTCGAAGGAATTCTGGCCCTGTCTCTGGGGAGCGGCCTTGTTGTGGGCACTTTCGCCTTTTTGGGAGTCTCCCGGGGGCGGCTGAAAAAAGTCCATGTTGTCGGAAAGCGGATATTCAACAGTGCCGCCGACGCAACCCGGGAACTACGGGGAGAGGTCGCCAAGTCGGGCCAGGGAATATCGATTCACCCTGACGTTCCGATCTCCCGGGATCGGGAAACCCGTCATTTCTTCGTTCTCGGGGCGATCGGATCCGGCAAGACCCAGGTCATATTTAACATATTGCAGTCGATCCTTCACCGAATGCGTTCCGGTCCGGAAGACCGTCTGATTCTCTACGACAACAAAAGTGACATTACCGCAGGACTTCCCGTTGCCGATTCGGAAATGATTCTCCTTGCGCCCTGGGACGCGCGGACCTGGGCGTGGGACGTGGGCAAGGATATCGAGAACGCCACCGACGCGGCGACCTTTGCCGAGAGGCTGATCCCGGAAAGCAAGGACAAATTCTGGTCGGAGGCTCCCCGTCAGATCGTCAAAGCCTGCATTCAACACCTTCAGACGACCCGTGGGACCGAATGGTCGTGGAAAGAATTGTCAAAAGCCCTGAACTCGCCGGAGACGATTCTGGGGGCGGTCATGCTGTATGCTCCGAATCTGGCCCCGGTCTTCGTCGGGGCGGGAGGGGGGCCGACCAGCACGGGAGCCAGTCTGCTGTCTTCAATGAATGCCTTTACAGGATCGATCGACGATCTGTGCCGGGCGTGGGACAATACCGATCCGTTCACCGGGCAGGAAATCGAACCGGGCCGGATCGTTCCCCGGATTTCTCTCCGAGAGTGGGCCCTGACCCCGGTCGTTTCCCGCCGGACGATCATTCTCCAGGGGAACAAGCGCTACCTGACCCTGGAACGGGCATATATTCAGGCCATTGTCAGCGCCTTTGGGGGGATCATGAATTCCCCCGAAATGCCGGATTCGAAGAGCCGCCGGATCTGGTTTCTCCTAGACGAATTTCCTCAACTCGGCAAGCTCGAACACTTCGCGCAATACTTGGAGGTGGGCCGTTCCAAGGGCTTGTGCGTTCTCCTCGGACTCCAGGATCTCTCCCAGCTCCGGGAGATTTATGGCCGGGAAACGGCGGACGTCTGGGCCGCAATTTGCGGGACGTATATCGTGTGCCGGAGCCAGGGCGTGGAAACGGTCCGGTGGCTGACCCAGTTTTTCGGAGAGAGGACCATAAGAACCCGACGGGTCTCTCTTTCGAACTCCGAGAAAGGTTTGAGAAAAACAATCACCGAGGTTGTCGAATCCGAACCTGTGGTGACGGGTCACGATCTCAATGGTCTGGGGGATAACAAGGGCACCAGTCCCGGGATCCTGGCCCTTCTGTCTCTCAATACCGGCCATGGGGTCTATCGCCTCGTGTGGCCGTATGTCACCCTTCCCAGGGTCCGGGAAAACCAGATCCCGGCGGGGTGGACGACCGCTTCGCCAAAAACGGCGCCGATTCCTCCCGAAATACGGAGAGAGTCCGGAAGGACCAAACGGAGAGGAAAAGGCGGAGAAAAAAAGAGCGAAGAGGAACCCTCGACCGGTCCCAATGACCAGGAATCCATTGATCCATTTTATGACGTCAGGTAA
- a CDS encoding ArdC family protein has translation MNTQEFYAQITEKMIHALESGTAPWTRPWKVTGDGVPVNALTGKPYRGVNALNLSWHALSMGVPDMRYATFKQAVEAGWKIRGGSKGIPILKLVPVEKKEKEGREEEPPGNSGDLLIPKVYFVFGAPDLEGIPALEEKPKPADWSGKAEEIRSRLSTALNVPVNHGGGRAFYSRTDDRIQMPGEGNFEGEKAYLGTLLHEFAHATGHEKRLNRSFGVYGDPDYAFEELVAEMTSLFVAMSTGISPAEAHFKNHAAYVRSWIEALEKDKKALVRASKLAQTACDLLVNTMQ, from the coding sequence ATGAACACGCAAGAATTCTACGCGCAGATTACGGAGAAAATGATCCACGCCCTGGAATCCGGGACCGCGCCTTGGACCCGGCCCTGGAAAGTGACCGGGGACGGTGTGCCTGTAAATGCTTTGACCGGGAAGCCCTACCGGGGCGTGAATGCGCTGAACTTGTCCTGGCATGCCCTGTCAATGGGTGTACCGGACATGCGGTATGCCACCTTCAAACAAGCCGTCGAGGCGGGCTGGAAAATTCGGGGAGGATCCAAAGGGATCCCGATCCTGAAGCTCGTTCCGGTGGAGAAAAAAGAGAAAGAAGGGCGGGAAGAGGAGCCTCCCGGCAATTCCGGAGACCTTCTGATTCCTAAAGTCTATTTTGTCTTTGGGGCTCCGGACCTGGAAGGGATTCCCGCACTGGAAGAAAAACCGAAACCGGCAGACTGGAGTGGCAAGGCGGAAGAGATCAGGTCAAGGCTTTCGACGGCTCTCAATGTCCCGGTGAATCACGGAGGCGGACGGGCGTTCTACTCGCGCACCGACGACCGGATCCAAATGCCGGGGGAAGGAAATTTCGAAGGTGAAAAGGCGTATCTCGGGACTCTTCTTCATGAGTTCGCTCATGCAACGGGCCATGAAAAAAGGCTAAACAGGTCCTTTGGGGTCTACGGGGATCCGGATTACGCCTTTGAGGAGCTGGTCGCAGAAATGACGAGCCTCTTTGTGGCCATGTCGACGGGGATTAGTCCGGCGGAGGCCCATTTCAAAAACCATGCGGCCTATGTCCGTTCCTGGATCGAGGCGCTGGAGAAAGACAAGAAGGCATTGGTCCGGGCGTCGAAACTCGCTCAGACTGCTTGTGATCTTCTGGTAAACACCATGCAATAA
- a CDS encoding tyrosine-type recombinase/integrase: MASFYKRKLADSTVWEAKIRRKGYPAQMHSFDKREDAEKWAREIESEIDRGIFVSRKEAENTTLSEALSRYEEEVSKYKKGYSQEKKRIRSWKVNALAQRYLATIRPQDIFEYEQARRGAGISERTIRLDLAIVSHLFNVAREHWDMPGLVNPIRRTKGTNPGKKANNLFKSRERTLSFEEQNELLKHLSKEMQHIVLLAVETGMRRGEIMSLTRTNIDINRKIVKLEETKNGSSREVPLSTVALETLKEVLNSQVIGIKGNLWGIGPDRVSQVFAAAAKSTGLKDIRFHDLRHTAATRLAGIYQAHELAKILGHKVLNMVMRYYNPTGEELGKKMWESSTNHKASAPEK, from the coding sequence ATGGCGAGTTTCTATAAACGCAAACTGGCAGATTCTACGGTATGGGAAGCAAAAATCCGGCGAAAAGGCTACCCTGCCCAAATGCATTCGTTTGACAAGCGCGAGGACGCTGAAAAATGGGCGAGGGAGATCGAGTCGGAAATAGATCGGGGCATTTTCGTTTCACGGAAAGAAGCTGAGAACACGACATTGTCCGAGGCTTTGAGCCGGTATGAAGAAGAAGTTTCAAAATACAAAAAAGGATACTCCCAGGAGAAAAAACGAATCCGGTCCTGGAAAGTAAATGCGCTCGCACAACGATATCTGGCAACCATTCGACCGCAAGATATTTTTGAATACGAGCAAGCTCGCCGTGGTGCAGGTATTTCTGAGCGAACAATCCGGCTTGACCTTGCAATCGTGAGCCACCTTTTTAACGTGGCACGGGAGCACTGGGACATGCCCGGTTTAGTCAATCCGATCAGAAGAACCAAAGGGACAAATCCGGGGAAGAAAGCAAATAACCTGTTTAAAAGCAGGGAGCGGACCCTTTCTTTTGAAGAACAGAACGAACTACTCAAACACTTGTCGAAAGAAATGCAACATATTGTCTTGTTGGCAGTGGAGACAGGCATGAGACGGGGAGAAATCATGTCTTTGACAAGAACCAATATCGATATTAACAGGAAGATCGTCAAGCTTGAAGAAACGAAAAATGGGTCCTCTCGTGAAGTTCCTCTCTCCACTGTAGCTTTGGAAACATTAAAGGAAGTGCTCAATAGCCAAGTGATCGGTATTAAGGGCAACCTATGGGGAATAGGCCCCGACCGGGTTTCACAGGTTTTCGCTGCGGCGGCCAAGTCTACAGGGCTAAAAGATATTCGTTTTCACGATCTCCGTCATACGGCGGCCACAAGACTTGCCGGGATCTATCAAGCCCACGAATTGGCAAAAATCCTTGGGCACAAAGTCTTGAACATGGTCATGCGATATTACAATCCGACAGGCGAGGAACTCGGGAAGAAAATGTGGGAGTCTTCCACGAATCACAAGGCTTCCGCTCCGGAAAAATAG